Proteins encoded together in one uncultured Desulfosarcina sp. window:
- a CDS encoding DEAD/DEAH box helicase: protein MTDSAIEFHRNAMARMPSVDDSHPGVAFYVEGRPSQQFCTCQQTGKRKNKKNRTCDHLKALFKAVEKNSSGKGGLDLEARFKASVWHELATVLNRGDELTPRSVKTRFVEKDGRIRLNVTTSEGNLVITYLSTDEDRNRFADRLGAFSVDEDESVPDRAEILGRLALLTMTEAERHLHDLKMKSRRQAMEESLWFRLAYHCFMEFGENGCRFQPSVDETTGAFVVTCKNAKEDVVFHASIARNRVRPLLECFSEYLPNQHDLPIHPIPLKSLFRVSRKTETDLDVYPVIQVLQAEGEDRFFSREKLERFIYGDLVYIPELKILAELEKPGSNRKFVAPKRMTFKRYQIPNFLESVGDELDEGGFVIDPDVKGLQLLKRWHSTTLTPSAIDRDWCWLSIVYGFGDESVSLSRILKARKEGSRYIGTPGGWVDTQSPEVAALAELAGALPEDRFEPEGEAVRLSRQELFRFSALEENEPVVAGSDESAGQLTRILTLEPAALPPEPGLTSTLRDYQHIGHRWLWWLWENRFGGLLCDDMGLGKTHQVMALMASICRSEENEKPFLVVCPTTVVSHWAIKLAQHAPELKTAVYYGKDRDLSSALEDAHVLITSYGLLLRDRDALAAISFSVVAFDEIQQIKNATTQTYAAAKALDAGIKIGLSGTPIENAITELKALMDIVVPGYLGSDREFDRHFGADAGADGAASGNRSRLRRLIYPFTLRRLKESVLDELPEKIEDIRYCELTDYQVKLYRDAIDSRARGIVASLQDENESIPYIHIFALLTLLKQICNHPALVEKMSPAKDTPASGKWELFRELLAESLDSGQKVVVYSQFAEMVRIIADDLTQNGIGHVMLTGASRNRGQLIETFNTDPECRVFVGSLKAGGTGIDLVAGSVVIHYDRWWNAAREDQATDRVHRIGQRRGVQVFKLVTMGTLEEKISGIIEKKRKLMADIVREDDPGLLKSFDRQELLRFLE from the coding sequence ATGACCGATTCCGCAATCGAATTTCACAGAAATGCCATGGCCCGCATGCCCTCGGTCGATGATTCTCATCCGGGGGTGGCGTTTTATGTGGAGGGCCGGCCGAGCCAGCAATTTTGTACCTGCCAGCAAACCGGAAAACGGAAAAACAAAAAGAACCGGACCTGCGACCATCTGAAAGCCCTGTTCAAGGCCGTTGAAAAAAATTCATCCGGGAAGGGCGGCCTGGATCTGGAAGCGCGCTTCAAGGCCAGCGTCTGGCATGAACTGGCAACGGTATTGAACCGGGGCGACGAACTGACGCCCCGCAGCGTGAAAACCCGATTCGTCGAAAAAGACGGCCGCATCCGGTTAAACGTAACGACGTCCGAAGGCAATCTGGTCATCACCTATCTCTCGACCGACGAAGACCGCAACCGTTTCGCCGACCGGTTGGGCGCGTTTTCCGTCGATGAAGACGAATCGGTGCCGGACCGCGCGGAAATTCTCGGACGGCTGGCGCTGCTGACCATGACGGAAGCCGAGCGGCATCTGCATGACCTGAAAATGAAATCCCGGCGCCAAGCCATGGAAGAGAGCTTGTGGTTCCGGCTGGCCTACCATTGTTTCATGGAATTCGGGGAAAACGGATGCCGCTTCCAGCCATCGGTGGACGAAACCACCGGCGCCTTTGTCGTTACCTGCAAAAATGCAAAAGAGGACGTCGTTTTTCACGCCAGCATCGCCCGAAACCGGGTGCGCCCTCTTTTGGAATGTTTTTCCGAGTATCTTCCCAACCAGCACGACTTGCCCATTCACCCCATTCCCTTAAAGAGCCTTTTCCGGGTCAGCCGCAAGACCGAGACCGACCTGGATGTCTACCCGGTTATCCAGGTGCTTCAAGCGGAAGGGGAAGACCGGTTTTTTTCGCGGGAAAAGCTGGAACGCTTCATTTATGGGGACCTGGTGTATATTCCGGAACTGAAAATTCTGGCGGAACTCGAAAAGCCGGGGAGCAACCGGAAATTCGTCGCCCCTAAACGAATGACCTTCAAGCGATATCAGATTCCCAATTTTCTCGAATCGGTCGGCGACGAACTGGACGAAGGCGGTTTTGTCATCGATCCCGACGTCAAGGGGCTCCAACTGCTGAAACGATGGCACTCTACAACCCTGACGCCGTCGGCCATCGACCGGGACTGGTGCTGGCTCTCGATTGTCTATGGGTTCGGCGACGAATCCGTTTCGCTGTCCCGAATTTTGAAAGCCAGAAAGGAGGGCAGCCGATACATCGGCACCCCCGGCGGATGGGTGGATACCCAGTCCCCGGAGGTGGCGGCCCTGGCCGAACTGGCCGGCGCCCTGCCCGAAGACCGTTTCGAGCCGGAAGGGGAGGCGGTCCGATTGAGCCGGCAGGAGTTGTTTCGATTTTCCGCCCTGGAAGAAAACGAACCAGTGGTGGCCGGCTCGGATGAAAGCGCCGGACAGTTGACGCGCATCCTGACGCTGGAGCCCGCTGCCCTGCCGCCGGAACCCGGCCTGACCTCCACGTTGCGCGACTACCAGCATATCGGGCACCGCTGGCTCTGGTGGTTGTGGGAAAACCGTTTCGGCGGCCTGCTGTGCGACGACATGGGCCTGGGCAAGACTCATCAGGTCATGGCCCTGATGGCCTCCATTTGTCGCAGCGAGGAGAATGAAAAGCCGTTTCTGGTGGTCTGCCCCACCACCGTAGTGAGCCACTGGGCCATAAAACTCGCCCAGCATGCGCCGGAGCTGAAGACCGCCGTCTACTACGGCAAGGACCGGGATCTGTCTTCAGCCTTGGAGGACGCCCATGTGCTGATCACTTCCTATGGACTGCTTCTCCGGGACCGGGATGCGCTGGCGGCGATTTCCTTTTCCGTTGTGGCTTTCGACGAGATACAGCAGATTAAAAATGCCACTACCCAGACCTATGCCGCGGCCAAGGCCCTGGATGCCGGCATCAAGATCGGTCTGTCCGGCACGCCTATCGAAAATGCCATAACCGAACTCAAGGCCCTGATGGACATCGTCGTTCCCGGCTATCTGGGGTCGGACCGCGAGTTCGACCGGCACTTTGGCGCCGATGCGGGGGCGGACGGTGCGGCCTCGGGAAATCGCAGCCGGCTGAGACGCCTGATCTACCCGTTTACCCTGCGGCGGCTGAAGGAAAGCGTACTGGACGAACTGCCCGAGAAAATCGAGGACATCCGCTACTGCGAACTTACCGACTACCAGGTCAAGCTTTACCGCGACGCCATCGATTCGCGGGCCAGGGGGATCGTGGCGTCCCTGCAAGACGAAAACGAATCGATTCCCTACATCCATATTTTTGCTCTGCTCACTCTGCTCAAGCAGATCTGCAATCATCCCGCGCTGGTGGAGAAAATGTCGCCGGCAAAAGACACGCCCGCTTCGGGCAAATGGGAGCTGTTCCGGGAACTGCTGGCCGAGAGCCTGGATTCAGGGCAGAAGGTGGTCGTCTACAGCCAGTTTGCCGAAATGGTGCGCATCATTGCCGACGATCTGACGCAAAACGGGATCGGTCATGTGATGCTCACCGGGGCCAGTCGGAACCGGGGCCAGTTGATCGAAACCTTCAACACCGATCCCGAATGCCGCGTCTTCGTGGGCAGCCTGAAAGCCGGCGGAACGGGGATCGACCTGGTGGCCGGCTCCGTAGTGATCCATTACGACCGCTGGTGGAATGCGGCCCGGGAGGATCAGGCCACCGACCGGGTTCACCGCATCGGACAGCGGCGGGGGGTGCAGGTTTTCAAGCTGGTCACCATGGGAACCCTGGAGGAGAAGATATCGGGCATCATCGAGAAGAAGCGCAAGTTGATGGCCGACATCGTGCGCGAGGACGATCCCGGACTGCTCAAGTCCTTCGACCGGCAGGAGCTGCTTCGGTTTCTGGAATAA
- a CDS encoding S8 family serine peptidase — translation MLTINRKSCFAFRLIYGALLLALLWAVLRCLAAGPVFAGTLDTILNHSKISNPEPIRQAFKEADATAKVIVHYRHPESLSGSEPLDTDPRREAVRDRIRTARDGFVKEIENDGIRSADVRVKREFDYIPAVAATVSTSGLKALLDREDVEHVEPDLILHAHTAQGIPLMQATEVRSVYGGSGIAIAICDTGIDYTHFCLGASDDAMDFPNDKVIGGTDFGDDDAYPMDTNGHGTSCAGIAAGDANASGNYIGGVAPDAKLYAVKITTGSTGSASTSDMIAAWQWCVTHQDDDPANPIMIISTSFGGDGFSGSCDNASMAMTMAAAAAVRAGITLFASSGNDGYCGQIAWPACISNVVSVAAVYDTDFTANVTWCVSSESCADNLSTNSSCTTGYAAKDITPVADQVAPFSNVSESLDLFAPSYKTATTAVGGGFVTSFAGTSAACPYAAGIAAVIQSAVKEAGSDFLTPTQVKARLSDYGASITYDAAGITKPRPDLYATDIDDDGMPAGWEINYFASISRDGSGDYDADGLTDLAEYQAETYPDDSDSDDDGMSDGDEAANGTDPLDEDSDDDGYSDGEEAEAGTDPLASDSYPIAIAVGASGPFSLFATALLLLGLVFSAKTRRWHDVNKLKTGPVIPETEAAPAGRRT, via the coding sequence ATGCTCACCATCAATCGCAAATCCTGTTTCGCCTTCCGCCTGATTTACGGAGCCTTGTTGTTGGCACTGCTTTGGGCCGTATTGCGCTGCCTGGCCGCCGGCCCCGTATTTGCCGGAACGCTTGACACCATCCTGAATCATTCCAAAATCTCCAATCCGGAACCCATCCGTCAGGCTTTCAAGGAAGCGGACGCCACCGCCAAGGTCATCGTCCACTATCGACATCCGGAATCCTTATCGGGCAGCGAACCGCTGGATACCGACCCGCGGCGAGAGGCGGTCAGGGATAGGATTCGTACCGCCCGCGACGGATTCGTCAAGGAAATCGAAAACGATGGCATCAGATCGGCGGACGTGCGGGTTAAACGCGAGTTCGACTACATCCCGGCCGTTGCCGCCACCGTGTCCACATCCGGACTGAAAGCGCTTCTGGATCGTGAGGATGTCGAGCATGTCGAGCCGGACCTGATCCTGCACGCTCACACGGCCCAGGGTATCCCGCTCATGCAGGCCACGGAAGTACGCAGCGTCTATGGCGGCAGCGGCATAGCCATCGCCATTTGCGATACGGGGATCGATTATACCCATTTCTGTCTGGGAGCCAGTGACGACGCTATGGACTTTCCCAATGACAAAGTCATCGGCGGCACCGATTTCGGAGACGATGACGCCTATCCCATGGACACCAATGGACATGGAACCAGTTGCGCCGGCATCGCCGCCGGGGATGCCAACGCCAGCGGAAACTACATCGGCGGGGTGGCTCCCGATGCAAAACTATACGCTGTTAAAATTACCACCGGCTCCACCGGCAGCGCCTCCACCTCCGACATGATTGCCGCCTGGCAGTGGTGCGTCACCCACCAGGATGACGACCCGGCCAACCCCATCATGATCATCAGCACCAGTTTCGGAGGGGACGGCTTCAGCGGGTCGTGCGACAATGCATCGATGGCCATGACAATGGCAGCGGCCGCAGCGGTCCGCGCCGGGATTACCCTCTTCGCGTCTTCCGGAAATGATGGCTACTGCGGCCAAATTGCCTGGCCGGCGTGTATTTCGAATGTCGTTTCCGTGGCGGCCGTGTACGATACGGATTTCACAGCCAATGTTACATGGTGTGTATCTTCGGAATCCTGCGCCGACAACCTTTCCACCAATTCCAGTTGCACGACCGGCTATGCGGCAAAGGATATAACACCGGTTGCCGATCAGGTGGCACCCTTTTCCAATGTTTCCGAGTCGCTCGACCTGTTCGCACCGTCCTACAAAACGGCGACCACAGCTGTTGGCGGCGGATTCGTGACCAGTTTTGCCGGGACCTCGGCCGCCTGCCCCTATGCCGCCGGCATCGCCGCCGTAATACAAAGTGCCGTCAAGGAAGCGGGCAGCGACTTTCTCACGCCGACCCAGGTCAAGGCGCGGCTGTCGGATTATGGCGCGTCCATTACGTATGATGCTGCCGGAATTACCAAACCCCGTCCCGACCTCTATGCCACCGACATCGACGACGACGGAATGCCCGCCGGGTGGGAGATCAACTACTTCGCCAGTATTTCACGGGACGGCAGTGGGGATTACGATGCCGATGGATTGACGGATTTAGCGGAATATCAGGCAGAGACCTACCCCGATGATAGCGACAGCGACGACGACGGCATGAGCGACGGCGATGAGGCCGCCAACGGCACCGATCCCCTGGACGAAGATTCGGACGACGACGGCTACTCCGACGGTGAGGAAGCGGAGGCGGGCACCGATCCGTTGGCTTCGGATTCCTATCCCATCGCCATCGCCGTGGGCGCATCCGGTCCCTTCAGCCTGTTCGCGACTGCGCTTTTATTGCTGGGACTCGTCTTCTCCGCCAAGACCAGGCGGTGGCACGATGTCAACAAGTTGAAAACCGGACCGGTTATTCCAGAAACCGAAGCAGCTCCTGCCGGTCGAAGGACTTGA
- a CDS encoding choice-of-anchor I family protein, translated as MYKRLIFTLLVAVLLFGGSAAKALAATRFAVFADPHYYDNALGTEGEAFEAYLAGDRKLIRESEALVQAVVEQILAAHAEKPLDFVIVPGDLTKDGALSSHLEFAAYLAEIEAAGIPVFVCPGNHDINNPHAYSYDGDTATAVDNVSPEAFASIYGAFGYGEALSYDPNSLSYAVEPVPGIVLLSLDSCKYADNIANGSPETGGAFSDETLDWAVAQIGAAKTDGKQVIAFQHHGLAEHYIGQSDSFSEYVIDNFATVSAALADAGLKLDFSGHYHANDITMTTGSTDDAVLYDIETGSLVTAPCPYRIVTLHGKNAAQVETRYITEIDYDTGGVSFPEYARGYLYDGLLGIAQYSLENQYGLNAATADYLAPYVADAFAAHYAGDEQPDDGTQALILGFLSDTNATTQYLGQMLYTLWTDLAPTDNRALIPLDPKVALSVLGTYASGLFGESSAEIVAFDPATKRLFVSNAEQDTVDALNIADPANPAQVFTIDLSPYGGGVNSVAVNNGIVAVAVQAEVKQYPGTVVFFDTNGHFLNQVTVGALPDMLTFTPDGRKVLVANEGEPSSDYTIDPEGSVSIIDISRGIRRARVKTAGFEKFNKCKDKLVADGVRIFGPNATVAQDLEPEYIAVAEDSSQAWVTLQENNAVAVLNLRSGRITDVLPLGVKDHGMAGNGIDASNKDDAINIANYDNLFGMFLPDAIAAYGNKGGQYLVTANEGDAREYDAFVEEAEVGDLDLNPEAFPDADPDAESIQHKTRLGKLKVTTTLGDLDGDGTYEELYAYGARSFSIFTPTKRGLRLVFDSGDQLEQLTAAALPFDFNSTNDENDSFDDRSDNKGPEPEGLTLGEIDGRTYLFLGLERVGGIMVYDITDAQSPEFVQYINNRDFDAEDIEDAGDLAPEGLVFIPACKSPTGDNLLAVANEVSGTTTVYKIDVEKRRPHCSRGHHRYFFWK; from the coding sequence ATGTACAAACGATTGATATTCACCTTACTTGTGGCTGTGTTGCTGTTCGGCGGGTCCGCGGCCAAAGCCCTGGCCGCCACCCGCTTCGCGGTTTTCGCCGATCCGCACTACTACGACAACGCATTAGGCACCGAAGGCGAAGCCTTTGAAGCGTATCTGGCCGGAGACCGCAAGCTGATCCGGGAAAGCGAGGCCCTGGTGCAGGCCGTGGTCGAGCAGATCCTCGCCGCCCACGCCGAAAAGCCCCTTGATTTCGTCATCGTCCCCGGCGACCTGACCAAGGACGGTGCTTTGAGCAGCCACCTGGAATTCGCCGCCTACCTGGCGGAAATCGAAGCGGCCGGCATCCCGGTGTTCGTGTGCCCGGGCAACCACGACATCAACAACCCCCATGCCTATTCCTATGATGGGGATACGGCCACCGCGGTGGACAATGTGTCTCCCGAGGCGTTCGCTTCCATTTACGGAGCCTTTGGCTATGGCGAGGCTCTATCTTACGATCCGAATTCTCTGAGCTATGCCGTCGAGCCGGTGCCGGGGATCGTTCTGCTTTCCCTGGATTCCTGCAAGTACGCCGACAACATCGCCAACGGCTCCCCGGAAACCGGGGGCGCCTTTTCCGACGAGACCCTTGACTGGGCCGTGGCCCAAATCGGGGCGGCCAAAACGGACGGCAAGCAGGTGATCGCTTTCCAGCATCACGGACTGGCGGAGCATTACATCGGCCAGAGCGATTCGTTCTCCGAATATGTCATCGATAACTTTGCAACCGTTTCCGCGGCCCTGGCCGACGCCGGCCTGAAGCTGGACTTCAGTGGGCACTACCACGCCAACGACATCACCATGACCACCGGCAGCACGGATGACGCTGTCTTGTACGACATCGAAACCGGCTCGCTGGTGACCGCGCCCTGCCCCTATCGCATCGTCACCCTGCACGGCAAGAATGCCGCCCAGGTGGAAACCCGCTACATCACCGAGATCGACTACGACACCGGCGGGGTGAGCTTTCCCGAGTACGCCCGGGGTTATTTATACGATGGCCTGCTGGGTATCGCCCAATACTCGCTGGAAAATCAATACGGTCTGAATGCCGCGACAGCCGACTACCTGGCGCCCTATGTGGCCGACGCCTTCGCCGCCCACTACGCCGGCGACGAACAGCCGGACGACGGAACCCAGGCCCTGATCCTGGGGTTTCTGAGTGATACAAATGCCACCACCCAATACCTGGGGCAGATGCTCTATACCCTGTGGACCGACCTGGCCCCCACGGACAACCGCGCCCTGATCCCCCTCGATCCCAAGGTTGCGCTGAGCGTGCTGGGCACCTATGCCAGCGGCTTATTTGGCGAGAGCAGCGCCGAGATCGTGGCCTTCGATCCGGCAACCAAGCGCCTGTTTGTCTCCAACGCCGAACAGGACACCGTGGATGCGCTGAACATTGCCGATCCTGCCAATCCGGCGCAAGTATTCACCATCGACCTGTCGCCATACGGGGGCGGCGTCAACAGCGTGGCCGTAAATAACGGCATCGTGGCCGTGGCCGTTCAAGCGGAGGTCAAGCAGTATCCCGGCACGGTCGTTTTCTTCGATACCAACGGCCATTTTCTCAACCAGGTCACGGTCGGCGCCCTGCCGGATATGCTGACCTTCACCCCTGACGGCCGCAAAGTCCTGGTGGCCAATGAAGGCGAGCCCAGCAGCGACTACACCATAGACCCCGAGGGTTCGGTTTCGATCATCGACATCTCCCGCGGCATTCGCCGGGCCAGGGTCAAGACCGCCGGTTTCGAGAAATTCAACAAATGCAAGGACAAGCTGGTGGCCGACGGCGTGCGCATCTTCGGCCCCAATGCCACCGTGGCCCAGGACCTGGAGCCGGAGTACATTGCCGTGGCCGAGGACTCTTCCCAGGCCTGGGTGACCCTCCAGGAGAACAATGCCGTGGCCGTCTTGAACCTGCGCAGCGGACGCATCACGGACGTGCTGCCCCTGGGCGTCAAGGATCACGGCATGGCCGGCAACGGGATCGACGCTTCCAACAAGGACGACGCCATCAACATTGCCAATTATGACAACCTGTTCGGCATGTTCCTGCCGGATGCCATTGCGGCCTATGGCAACAAGGGCGGTCAGTACCTGGTGACGGCCAATGAGGGCGATGCCCGCGAGTATGACGCCTTTGTGGAAGAAGCGGAAGTGGGCGACCTGGATTTGAACCCTGAAGCATTCCCCGATGCCGACCCCGATGCCGAATCGATCCAGCACAAAACCAGGCTGGGAAAATTGAAAGTCACCACGACCTTGGGGGACCTGGACGGCGACGGAACGTATGAAGAGTTATACGCTTACGGCGCACGTTCGTTCAGCATCTTCACCCCCACGAAAAGGGGCCTGCGCCTGGTTTTCGACAGCGGTGACCAGCTGGAGCAACTCACCGCCGCGGCCCTGCCCTTCGACTTCAACAGCACCAACGATGAGAACGACTCCTTCGACGACCGCAGCGACAACAAGGGTCCCGAACCCGAGGGGCTGACCTTGGGCGAGATCGACGGCCGGACCTACCTGTTCCTCGGCCTGGAGCGGGTCGGCGGCATCATGGTGTACGACATCACCGATGCCCAAAGCCCCGAATTCGTCCAGTACATCAACAACCGCGATTTCGACGCCGAAGATATCGAAGATGCCGGCGATCTGGCCCCCGAAGGGCTGGTCTTCATTCCGGCTTGTAAAAGCCCCACCGGCGACAATCTGCTGGCCGTTGCCAACGAGGTCAGCGGCACCACGACCGTTTACAAAATCGATGTGGAAAAACGCCGGCCCCATTGCAGCCGTGGGCATCATCGCTATTTTTTCTGGAAATAG